The Desulfatitalea tepidiphila genome window below encodes:
- a CDS encoding enoyl-CoA hydratase/isomerase family protein: protein MEMQHLLLSVASRVATVTIHRPDKGNSLSPEVLVEVETLFTELSAREDVHVIVFTGGERYFSAGFDLNEIRKLEKVSNESYTALFHRAYRAILFCSQPVICAVGGPAIAGGFDLTMMCDIRYASERAKFGQREIVLSLTPIMDPLWRIIGLGRAKEVALTGRIYDAHEAERMGYVSKVFPEGELLSSVDRIAVEMAAYDRGCLKETKQLGNMILDQDLDGALRLQEWLFRSYIGSEDNHRRIDALQAQLAARRKKQAPP, encoded by the coding sequence ATGGAGATGCAGCATCTGTTGCTTTCGGTGGCGTCCCGGGTGGCGACCGTAACGATTCACCGGCCGGACAAGGGAAACAGCCTGTCGCCAGAGGTGCTGGTGGAGGTCGAGACGCTCTTTACCGAGTTGAGCGCCAGGGAAGATGTCCATGTGATCGTCTTTACCGGCGGGGAGCGTTATTTTTCGGCGGGTTTCGACCTCAACGAGATCCGCAAGCTCGAAAAGGTTTCCAATGAGAGCTACACGGCCCTTTTTCACCGGGCTTACCGCGCCATCCTGTTCTGCAGTCAGCCTGTGATCTGTGCCGTGGGCGGTCCCGCCATCGCCGGCGGATTCGATCTGACCATGATGTGCGACATCCGCTACGCTTCCGAGCGCGCCAAGTTCGGCCAGCGCGAGATCGTGCTCTCTCTTACCCCGATCATGGATCCGCTATGGCGCATCATCGGCCTGGGTCGGGCCAAGGAGGTCGCCTTGACCGGGCGGATTTACGATGCCCACGAGGCCGAGCGTATGGGTTATGTGAGCAAGGTGTTTCCCGAAGGCGAACTCCTCTCCTCGGTGGATCGCATCGCCGTTGAAATGGCCGCCTACGATCGCGGCTGCCTCAAGGAGACCAAACAGCTGGGTAACATGATTCTCGACCAGGACCTGGACGGTGCTCTTCGCCTCCAGGAGTGGCTCTTCAGAAGCTACATCGGTTCCGAAGACAACCACCGGCGCATCGACGCCCTGCAGGCCCAGCTGGCCGCCCGGCGCAAGAAGCAGGCGCCGCCTTGA
- the aroH gene encoding chorismate mutase — MTGKVQAGEGYPPAVRCRGIRGATTVTENSSEAILEATREMLFILIRANGVDPEDVASAYFTTTVDLTATYPALAARQLGWYDAALLCGHEMQVPGGLPRCIRVLVHWNTGKSSKEIVHVYLRDARRLRPDRLSLPEIPWEEIEAAAKNIDFDELKYNPDGNPQNQQ; from the coding sequence ATGACGGGTAAGGTACAAGCCGGAGAGGGCTATCCGCCGGCTGTCAGGTGCCGCGGTATTCGCGGCGCCACCACGGTGACCGAAAACAGCAGCGAGGCCATTCTCGAGGCCACCCGCGAGATGTTGTTCATCTTGATCCGCGCCAACGGTGTCGACCCCGAGGATGTGGCCAGCGCCTATTTTACGACCACGGTGGACTTGACGGCGACCTATCCGGCTCTGGCGGCCCGCCAGTTGGGCTGGTATGATGCGGCCCTGCTCTGTGGGCACGAAATGCAGGTGCCCGGCGGCCTGCCGCGCTGCATACGGGTGCTCGTGCACTGGAATACGGGCAAGAGCAGCAAAGAGATCGTGCATGTCTACCTGAGGGACGCACGGCGTCTGCGGCCCGACCGCCTTTCCTTGCCGGAAATACCTTGGGAGGAAATAGAGGCGGCGGCCAAAAACATCGACTTCGACGAATTGAAGTATAATCCGGACGGCAATCCGCAGAATCAACAGTGA
- a CDS encoding 4-hydroxyphenylacetate 3-hydroxylase N-terminal domain-containing protein yields the protein MGIRTIEEYRESLRDGRKVYISGERVEDITKHRVLGLTVETIGAAYELAQKGDQATKDLLIAKHPETGEPINRFFVTPKTPEDLANRTKAIHTLMRKTGGLPFGKDIGTDCLNAAMAVAKQMGNKQYEENAKNFLEHLRKNDLHTCGAITCVKGDRSKEPAHQKHPDYYLHVVDKNKDGIIVKGAKIHITSAPAANEILVVPTRQMRENEADYAVSFAIPANTKGITFICRNGRGPWSDKEFHADRPVRELTEAMIVFDNVFVPWDRVFMCGEWQYSMAIAYTFATFHRFTAISYKVPNVEVMAGCAVAMAKYNGLFKVGHIREKLADIAAYVETLRALADAAAMKPVMFGDIAVPNPLIANMAKLHFASKYHEFVKLIQDIGGGILATSPDKRDWDNPEIHDYLDHYLGGTADSTTEERLRMIHETMRHVASHESAFHEVTTVHAEGSMAAQKMMILHESPLKQYEMRAKVAAGILPLDTKID from the coding sequence TGAGCTCGCCCAGAAAGGTGACCAGGCGACAAAGGATTTGCTGATTGCCAAACACCCGGAAACCGGCGAACCGATCAATCGCTTTTTCGTCACGCCCAAGACACCGGAAGACCTGGCCAATCGGACCAAGGCCATCCATACCTTGATGCGCAAGACCGGCGGATTGCCGTTCGGCAAAGACATCGGCACCGATTGCCTGAACGCGGCCATGGCCGTGGCCAAGCAGATGGGCAACAAGCAATATGAGGAGAACGCCAAGAACTTCCTCGAGCATCTGCGCAAGAACGATCTGCACACCTGCGGCGCGATCACCTGCGTCAAGGGCGATCGTTCCAAAGAGCCCGCGCATCAGAAACATCCGGACTACTATCTGCATGTGGTGGACAAGAACAAGGACGGGATCATCGTCAAGGGCGCCAAGATCCACATTACCAGCGCGCCGGCAGCCAACGAGATCCTGGTGGTGCCCACCCGTCAGATGCGTGAAAACGAGGCCGATTACGCGGTCAGTTTTGCCATACCGGCCAACACCAAGGGCATCACCTTCATCTGCCGCAATGGTCGCGGCCCCTGGTCGGACAAGGAGTTCCATGCCGATCGGCCGGTGCGCGAGCTGACCGAGGCCATGATCGTATTCGACAACGTCTTCGTGCCCTGGGATCGCGTCTTCATGTGCGGCGAATGGCAGTACTCCATGGCCATCGCTTACACATTCGCCACCTTCCATCGTTTCACGGCCATCAGCTACAAGGTGCCCAACGTGGAAGTGATGGCCGGCTGCGCCGTGGCCATGGCCAAGTACAATGGCCTGTTCAAGGTCGGCCATATTCGCGAGAAGCTGGCCGATATCGCGGCCTACGTGGAAACCTTGCGCGCCCTGGCCGATGCCGCTGCCATGAAACCGGTCATGTTCGGTGACATTGCGGTGCCCAACCCCCTTATCGCCAACATGGCCAAGCTCCATTTCGCCAGCAAGTATCACGAGTTCGTCAAGTTGATTCAGGATATCGGCGGCGGCATCCTGGCGACTTCTCCCGACAAGCGCGACTGGGACAACCCCGAGATCCACGATTACCTGGATCACTATCTGGGCGGAACGGCCGACAGCACGACCGAGGAGCGCCTGCGCATGATTCACGAAACCATGCGCCATGTCGCCTCCCACGAGTCGGCCTTCCACGAGGTGACCACCGTGCATGCCGAAGGCTCCATGGCTGCGCAGAAGATGATGATTCTGCACGAATCGCCGTTGAAACAATATGAAATGCGGGCCAAGGTGGCGGCGGGCATTCTTCCGCTGGACACCAAGATCGATTAG
- a CDS encoding 4-hydroxyphenylacetate 3-hydroxylase family protein, translated as MMTPQQYEESLRRLNLVVYMFGKRVDNVVDDPIIRPSMNAVAKTYEMAMRPEYEDIMTATSHITGKRINRFTHIHQNIDDLVKKSKMGRLLGRATGCCFQRCVGMDALNALSIVTYDIDQKHGTSYCKRFIDYLTYVQENDLTCDGAMTDPKGNRGLPPHKQTDPDMFLHVVEERADGIVVRGAKAHQTGAVNSQEVIVMPTIAMRAEDKDYAVSFALPSDAEGIIYIMGRQSCDTRKLEAGQLDRGNPFFGGHEALVVFDNVFVPWERVFMYKEYEFAGSLVENFAAYHRQSYACKVGVGDVLIGAAQTVAEYNGVERASHVKDKIIEMNHLNETLYCGCISCASEGHKEPSGTYAVDKLLANVHKQNVTRFPYEIARLAQDIAGGLMVTMPAEDDFKAPATAKWLEKYYAGDCDVPTMNRMRILRLIENLTLGTAAVGYLTESMHGAGSPQAQRIMISRLVNLAEKKRAAQKLSGIEDA; from the coding sequence ATGATGACCCCCCAGCAATACGAAGAGAGCCTGCGCCGCCTGAACCTCGTGGTTTACATGTTCGGCAAGCGCGTCGATAACGTGGTGGACGATCCGATCATTCGTCCCTCCATGAATGCCGTGGCCAAGACCTACGAAATGGCCATGCGGCCCGAGTACGAAGATATCATGACCGCCACGTCGCACATCACCGGCAAGCGGATCAACCGTTTTACCCATATCCACCAGAACATCGACGACCTGGTGAAAAAGAGCAAGATGGGCCGCCTGCTGGGACGGGCCACGGGTTGCTGCTTTCAGCGCTGCGTGGGCATGGACGCGCTCAACGCCTTGTCCATCGTCACCTACGACATCGACCAGAAGCACGGGACCTCCTATTGCAAGCGCTTCATCGACTATCTGACCTATGTGCAGGAAAACGATCTGACCTGCGACGGCGCCATGACCGACCCCAAAGGCAATCGCGGCCTGCCGCCCCACAAGCAGACCGACCCCGACATGTTTCTGCACGTGGTCGAGGAGCGTGCCGACGGCATCGTGGTGCGCGGTGCCAAGGCCCATCAGACCGGCGCGGTCAACTCCCAGGAGGTCATTGTCATGCCCACCATCGCCATGCGCGCCGAAGACAAGGATTACGCCGTTTCGTTCGCCCTGCCCAGCGATGCCGAAGGCATCATCTATATTATGGGACGCCAGTCGTGCGACACGCGCAAATTGGAAGCCGGGCAGCTGGATCGGGGAAATCCCTTTTTCGGCGGTCACGAGGCCCTGGTGGTCTTCGACAATGTCTTTGTACCCTGGGAGCGCGTGTTCATGTACAAGGAGTATGAATTCGCCGGCAGCCTGGTGGAAAACTTCGCCGCCTATCACCGCCAGAGTTATGCCTGCAAGGTCGGGGTCGGCGACGTGCTCATCGGAGCGGCCCAGACCGTGGCCGAATATAACGGCGTCGAGCGCGCATCGCACGTCAAGGACAAGATCATCGAGATGAACCATCTCAACGAAACCCTCTATTGCGGCTGCATCTCCTGCGCCAGCGAAGGGCATAAGGAGCCGAGCGGCACCTATGCAGTAGACAAGCTCCTGGCCAACGTGCACAAGCAGAACGTCACCCGTTTTCCATACGAGATCGCCCGCCTGGCCCAGGATATCGCCGGCGGCCTGATGGTGACCATGCCGGCCGAGGATGATTTCAAGGCGCCGGCGACTGCCAAGTGGTTGGAAAAATACTATGCCGGCGATTGCGACGTGCCCACCATGAACCGCATGCGGATCCTGCGCTTGATCGAAAACCTCACCCTGGGAACGGCGGCGGTGGGCTATCTGACCGAGTCCATGCACGGGGCCGGATCGCCCCAGGCCCAGCGCATCATGATTTCCCGGTTGGTCAACCTGGCCGAAAAGAAGCGGGCGGCCCAAAAGCTCTCCGGCATCGAAGATGCGTGA
- a CDS encoding sugar phosphate isomerase/epimerase family protein, whose amino-acid sequence MVFGYSTNAFVKFSLLDALDKIAELGFKGVEIMCDQPHLYPPEYDTNRLVDVSARLAANQLKPTNLNSFTLFAVGDTYLPSWIEPEAERRQIRVDHTLACLEIAATLGCANISVPPGGPLPRGMSRKEALALFHKGLDQVIPRAEALGVQLLIEPEPNLLMERTSEIKPFVREIRCNAVGVNFDIGHFFCAGEDPAGALEELFQWVGHMHIEDIAADRTHNHLIAGLGAIDFPAMFQAMRSLGYARDISLELYPYVDRPEAAGRESFDHLVPLMQQAGLAV is encoded by the coding sequence ATGGTTTTTGGATACAGCACCAACGCCTTCGTCAAATTTTCCCTTCTGGACGCGCTGGACAAAATCGCCGAATTGGGATTCAAAGGGGTGGAGATCATGTGCGACCAACCCCATCTCTATCCACCCGAGTATGACACCAACCGTCTGGTCGACGTCAGTGCACGGCTGGCGGCAAACCAGTTGAAACCGACCAACCTGAACAGCTTCACCCTCTTTGCCGTGGGCGACACCTATCTGCCCTCCTGGATCGAGCCCGAGGCCGAGCGGCGCCAGATCCGGGTTGACCACACCCTGGCCTGCCTGGAGATTGCGGCCACTCTCGGTTGCGCCAACATCTCCGTTCCCCCGGGCGGCCCGTTGCCCAGGGGCATGAGCCGCAAGGAGGCTCTGGCCCTGTTTCACAAAGGCCTGGACCAGGTGATTCCCAGGGCCGAAGCGTTGGGCGTCCAACTGCTCATCGAACCCGAACCCAACCTGCTCATGGAACGGACATCGGAAATCAAACCCTTCGTGCGCGAGATCCGTTGCAATGCGGTGGGCGTCAATTTCGATATCGGGCACTTCTTCTGCGCGGGTGAAGATCCGGCCGGCGCACTGGAAGAGCTTTTTCAGTGGGTGGGGCACATGCATATCGAAGACATCGCCGCGGATCGGACCCACAACCATTTGATCGCCGGGTTGGGCGCCATCGATTTCCCGGCCATGTTCCAGGCAATGCGCTCGCTCGGGTATGCCCGCGACATCAGCCTGGAGCTTTACCCTTACGTGGATCGGCCCGAGGCGGCCGGCCGGGAGAGCTTCGACCACCTGGTGCCGCTGATGCAGCAGGCCGGATTGGCCGTTTAA
- a CDS encoding inositol-3-phosphate synthase → MISTEQTAERELLLMVAGANGAIGTTLAAAIAQMATDPNPILSGLTTRGRLRGCGVPQSMRMTGWDTDPVPLIRSLERHGVIPQSQWRPHAEALAGVAVRPAPDQNARLADQVKVVQQDMHRFLSDHPGAQPVLVNLLPAACDFGQAHQLQSLDDLGRMNEPALPDLGYVLAAVLMGIPVVNFTPNTVELPLVCREADLRNIPLAGRDGKTGQTYLKVVLASALKARSLYVDGWYSLNILGNADGRNLMDPDRACGKLRNKTNLLDEILGYCVGEPYGEASHKVHIDYYPPRGDAKEAWDVIDFKGIFGMPMSLRLNLQGRDSILAAPLVIDLACWVAALKNAEMGGPCSDLGFYFKKAVGEHPPLTFQDQLAALDRLEKQIVERILGPLD, encoded by the coding sequence ATGATATCGACAGAACAGACCGCTGAACGCGAACTCCTGCTCATGGTGGCGGGGGCCAACGGTGCCATCGGCACCACCCTGGCCGCCGCCATTGCACAGATGGCCACAGATCCGAACCCGATTCTGTCCGGCCTGACGACCAGAGGCCGACTTCGGGGATGCGGCGTCCCCCAGTCGATGCGGATGACCGGTTGGGATACCGATCCGGTACCGCTGATCCGTTCACTCGAACGGCACGGGGTCATCCCGCAGTCTCAATGGCGTCCGCACGCCGAGGCCCTGGCCGGGGTCGCGGTGCGGCCGGCGCCGGATCAGAATGCCCGTCTCGCCGATCAGGTGAAAGTGGTTCAGCAGGATATGCACCGCTTTCTGTCCGATCATCCCGGTGCCCAACCAGTGCTGGTCAATTTGCTGCCCGCGGCCTGCGATTTCGGGCAGGCCCACCAGCTCCAATCCCTGGACGACCTCGGCCGCATGAACGAACCGGCCCTTCCCGATTTGGGCTATGTTCTGGCCGCCGTATTGATGGGAATCCCCGTCGTCAACTTTACCCCCAACACCGTCGAATTGCCCCTGGTCTGCCGCGAGGCGGACCTGCGCAACATTCCCTTGGCGGGAAGGGACGGCAAGACCGGCCAGACCTACCTGAAGGTGGTACTGGCCTCGGCGCTCAAGGCGCGTTCATTGTATGTGGATGGCTGGTACAGCCTCAATATTCTGGGCAATGCCGATGGCCGGAATCTGATGGATCCGGACCGGGCCTGCGGAAAACTGCGGAACAAGACCAACCTGCTGGATGAGATTCTTGGATATTGCGTCGGTGAACCCTATGGTGAGGCCAGCCACAAGGTGCATATCGATTACTACCCGCCGCGCGGCGACGCCAAAGAGGCATGGGATGTCATCGATTTCAAGGGTATTTTTGGCATGCCGATGAGCCTGCGACTCAATTTGCAGGGCCGGGACAGCATACTGGCCGCGCCCCTGGTGATCGATCTGGCGTGCTGGGTGGCGGCCTTGAAGAACGCCGAAATGGGGGGCCCCTGTTCCGACCTGGGGTTTTACTTCAAAAAGGCGGTGGGCGAGCATCCACCATTGACCTTTCAGGATCAGCTGGCCGCTCTCGACCGACTGGAAAAACAGATCGTCGAACGGATCTTGGGCCCTTTGGATTGA
- a CDS encoding YybH family protein: protein MRDAHPLKIGLKYCGGCTPDYDRVALVEEIAARIAPDAVLVRPDSGELDLVLAVQGCPTACADLTPFTHLPVWTITCPEGAEAFIQHIETFLRKETAMKLSRDALQRAIENWNVAWANYDLEGVLALMSEDIVFDNWTGGQARGKEKLRQAWGPWFAQGDFSFIHEDLFIDEAAQKVLFRWRLEWPCREKGFERRLEKRRGVDVMHFRDGRMVEKLTYSKTTIEIDGQRHALHV from the coding sequence ATGCGTGATGCCCACCCTTTGAAGATCGGTTTGAAGTATTGCGGGGGGTGCACGCCCGATTACGATCGCGTCGCCCTGGTCGAGGAGATCGCGGCGCGCATCGCCCCGGATGCCGTTCTCGTGAGGCCGGACAGCGGGGAATTGGATCTCGTCCTGGCCGTCCAGGGGTGCCCCACCGCATGTGCCGATCTGACGCCTTTCACGCATTTGCCGGTCTGGACCATCACCTGTCCGGAAGGGGCCGAGGCATTCATTCAACACATTGAAACTTTTTTGCGGAAGGAGACCGCCATGAAGCTGTCTAGAGACGCGCTGCAACGCGCCATCGAGAATTGGAACGTCGCCTGGGCCAATTACGACCTGGAAGGCGTCCTGGCCCTGATGAGCGAGGATATCGTCTTCGACAACTGGACCGGAGGCCAGGCCAGGGGTAAAGAGAAGTTGCGCCAGGCATGGGGTCCCTGGTTTGCCCAGGGCGATTTCAGCTTCATTCATGAAGATCTTTTCATCGACGAAGCCGCGCAAAAAGTGCTTTTTCGATGGCGGCTCGAATGGCCATGCCGGGAAAAGGGCTTTGAGCGCCGATTGGAAAAACGACGCGGCGTGGACGTGATGCATTTCAGGGATGGCCGCATGGTCGAAAAGTTGACCTACTCGAAGACCACCATCGAGATCGACGGCCAACGACACGCGCTGCACGTTTGA
- a CDS encoding 3-hydroxyacyl-CoA dehydrogenase family protein, with product MKIEDVKKIVVVGAGNMGHQIATLSAIQGFKVVCTDIKEDILKKAEAFVDKYLPGRVAKGKLTEEQAKQARANISFTSSLQEACKDADYVIEAVLEILDLKRKIFADLDKFTPPHAILATNSSFIVSSKIADATKRPDKVCNLHFFNPALVMKLVEVVQGPHTSDETREISMDLCKKLEKVPVHLKKEVDGFLLNRIFKAISREAMWILEMGVASVEDIDKACVYGAGHPMGPFRLNDLTGIDLSYIMGMEAFRATGDRSQLPTPSLVEKYVQGHYGEKTGKGWYDYTKK from the coding sequence ATGAAAATCGAGGATGTCAAAAAAATCGTTGTTGTCGGTGCCGGAAACATGGGGCACCAGATCGCCACCTTGAGCGCCATCCAGGGTTTCAAAGTGGTCTGCACGGATATCAAGGAAGATATTCTTAAAAAGGCCGAAGCTTTCGTGGACAAGTACCTGCCCGGTCGCGTGGCCAAAGGCAAACTGACCGAGGAGCAGGCCAAACAGGCCCGGGCGAACATATCGTTCACCTCCAGTCTTCAGGAGGCCTGCAAGGATGCCGATTACGTCATCGAAGCGGTCCTCGAGATTTTGGACCTGAAACGCAAGATCTTCGCAGACCTGGACAAATTCACCCCCCCGCACGCCATTCTGGCCACCAACAGCTCGTTCATCGTCAGCTCCAAAATCGCCGATGCCACCAAACGCCCCGACAAGGTGTGCAACCTGCACTTTTTCAACCCGGCGCTGGTCATGAAACTGGTCGAAGTGGTACAGGGACCCCATACTTCCGATGAAACCAGAGAAATCTCCATGGACCTGTGCAAGAAGCTGGAAAAGGTACCGGTCCATCTGAAAAAAGAGGTCGACGGCTTTTTGCTCAACCGAATTTTCAAGGCCATTTCGCGTGAAGCCATGTGGATCCTGGAAATGGGCGTGGCTTCGGTGGAAGACATTGACAAGGCGTGTGTCTATGGCGCCGGACATCCCATGGGCCCGTTCCGTCTCAACGACCTGACCGGCATCGACCTGAGCTACATCATGGGCATGGAGGCCTTCCGGGCCACCGGTGACCGTTCCCAGTTGCCCACCCCCAGCCTGGTGGAGAAATATGTCCAGGGACACTACGGCGAAAAGACCGGCAAGGGCTGGTACGATTACACCAAGAAGTAG
- a CDS encoding HDOD domain-containing protein, whose translation MIFQGDVSKYHPADALMFLSQLSLSGVLSVACGPQMLTLAFNDGHLIDAQSAAGDEKILGALRSQRVMTDDQERQIRHVQAETGMPVRQVLAELELFPLSQIKKILELGISEVLLELFMLQEGQFHFTDTPVDPDGSGIKLDTGAAAIRILSHADELRSFEKSIVTLDRRIQPKAAPEALITALSSEERALVQLALKASSVRHLMQQAPVYTHGAMQSVEKLLTDGLFVLGPLSEKENIPAQSASATSVDPLFGAYKQAFKMLIRTDEVLKKVEAVIGFCKNFYDGILILTAKEQRVIHCKMITIDKGRNIGQKTIKGDLGTIERDPMFQAVQRTGIGFFGKIFQSPLIDRVAETPAAGECALLPIVNKPQLSMFFYAFSATQYPGLSPHHYLELLSWLITPSDKSAGKVPSPTSVGAESGPASPTGPSSRDVAVQLVAKIEELPPLPAMASKTLQLLSDPETDMETVEKTLAHDQALVAKIIKVSNSALYGGYQKANTLRQALTRLGAKTTKSLILAASTRGYFFKERKGLKAWGPILWQHSVECGFAARRIAAACRYEDSEQAFIGGIMHDIGKLAILMVDEKKFMEIQRVQITENITDLAAENEMLGSTHTELGRLLMEKWRMPEAVQVCTQFHHSPDQAGPHTVLSAIVAYANHLSHTLGRHPQPETEKSLAQTGHLLNIMGLSPEQHAPLMEKVGRDFEGTDMVE comes from the coding sequence ATGATTTTTCAAGGTGATGTCAGTAAATATCATCCGGCCGACGCGCTCATGTTCCTTTCCCAGTTGAGTCTGAGCGGTGTCTTGTCCGTTGCCTGCGGTCCACAAATGTTGACCCTGGCGTTCAATGACGGCCATCTGATCGATGCCCAGTCGGCGGCCGGTGATGAAAAAATCTTGGGGGCGCTGCGAAGCCAACGGGTGATGACCGACGACCAGGAGCGGCAAATCCGACATGTCCAGGCCGAAACCGGCATGCCGGTCCGCCAGGTGCTGGCGGAACTGGAGCTTTTCCCTCTGTCGCAGATCAAAAAAATCCTGGAGCTGGGTATCAGCGAGGTGCTGCTGGAACTGTTCATGCTTCAGGAGGGTCAATTCCACTTCACCGACACGCCCGTGGATCCGGATGGGTCCGGCATCAAGTTGGACACGGGCGCCGCGGCCATCCGAATTCTCTCCCATGCCGACGAATTGCGCAGCTTTGAAAAGTCCATCGTCACCCTGGACCGCAGGATCCAACCGAAGGCGGCCCCTGAGGCGCTCATCACCGCCCTGTCGAGCGAGGAACGGGCCCTGGTGCAGCTTGCCCTCAAGGCATCGAGCGTACGCCACCTCATGCAACAGGCCCCTGTCTACACCCATGGGGCCATGCAGTCGGTCGAAAAACTGCTGACCGATGGTCTATTCGTCCTGGGGCCGCTGTCCGAAAAAGAAAACATCCCTGCTCAGTCCGCCTCGGCCACCTCTGTGGACCCGCTGTTCGGCGCCTATAAGCAGGCATTCAAGATGCTGATCCGCACCGATGAGGTGCTCAAAAAGGTCGAGGCGGTTATCGGCTTCTGCAAAAACTTCTATGACGGCATCCTGATCCTGACGGCCAAGGAGCAGCGGGTGATTCACTGCAAGATGATCACCATCGACAAGGGCCGCAACATCGGCCAAAAAACGATCAAAGGCGATCTGGGAACCATCGAACGAGACCCTATGTTTCAGGCGGTGCAGCGCACGGGTATCGGCTTTTTCGGAAAAATTTTTCAGTCCCCGCTCATCGACCGGGTGGCCGAAACCCCGGCTGCCGGCGAATGCGCCCTGCTGCCCATCGTCAACAAGCCCCAGTTGTCGATGTTCTTCTATGCCTTTTCCGCGACCCAATACCCGGGGCTTTCCCCGCACCACTATCTCGAGCTGTTGTCGTGGCTGATCACGCCCTCGGACAAAAGCGCGGGAAAGGTCCCATCCCCGACCTCGGTCGGCGCCGAATCCGGCCCGGCGTCGCCGACCGGTCCCTCATCCCGGGATGTGGCCGTGCAGCTGGTAGCCAAAATCGAAGAGCTGCCGCCGTTGCCCGCCATGGCATCCAAGACGCTGCAATTGCTTTCCGATCCGGAAACGGACATGGAAACGGTGGAAAAAACCCTGGCCCACGACCAGGCCCTGGTGGCCAAAATCATCAAGGTGAGCAATTCCGCGCTCTATGGCGGCTACCAAAAGGCCAACACGCTTCGCCAGGCCCTCACGCGGTTGGGCGCCAAAACGACGAAGAGCCTGATCCTGGCCGCCTCGACCCGCGGCTACTTTTTCAAGGAGCGCAAGGGGCTGAAGGCCTGGGGCCCTATTTTGTGGCAACATTCGGTCGAGTGCGGCTTCGCGGCGCGGCGGATTGCGGCGGCCTGCCGTTATGAAGACTCGGAACAGGCCTTTATCGGCGGCATCATGCACGACATCGGCAAGTTGGCCATTCTGATGGTGGACGAAAAGAAGTTCATGGAAATTCAACGGGTACAGATTACGGAAAACATCACCGACCTGGCGGCCGAGAACGAGATGCTCGGTTCGACCCACACCGAACTGGGGCGTCTGCTCATGGAAAAATGGCGTATGCCCGAAGCGGTCCAGGTCTGCACCCAATTTCACCATTCGCCCGATCAGGCCGGCCCCCACACCGTCCTGTCGGCCATCGTGGCCTATGCCAACCATCTCAGCCACACCCTGGGCCGCCATCCCCAGCCCGAAACCGAAAAGAGCCTGGCTCAAACCGGACATCTCCTGAACATCATGGGCCTGTCACCCGAGCAACATGCCCCACTCATGGAAAAAGTGGGTCGCGATTTTGAAGGCACCGACATGGTCGAGTGA
- a CDS encoding bacterioferritin encodes MPKPAKNDKKAKVIDVLNKARAMELQAITQYMNQHYNLDDMDYGQLAANIKLIAIDEMRHAEMFAERVKELGGEPVTEPAAKTKKGQPVEAIFPFDADLEDHTIDVYNEFLLICRENGDSTSMKLFETIIDEEQSHYNYFDNIGDHIEKLGPAYLARIAGTSSSTGGTTKGFVISGAVE; translated from the coding sequence ATGCCGAAACCCGCGAAAAACGACAAGAAAGCCAAGGTCATCGACGTGTTGAACAAGGCCCGCGCCATGGAGTTGCAGGCCATCACCCAGTACATGAACCAGCACTACAACCTGGACGACATGGATTACGGCCAGTTGGCGGCCAACATCAAACTGATCGCCATCGACGAGATGCGCCATGCCGAAATGTTCGCCGAACGCGTCAAGGAACTGGGCGGCGAACCGGTAACCGAACCCGCCGCCAAGACCAAGAAGGGCCAACCGGTCGAAGCCATTTTCCCCTTCGATGCGGACCTGGAAGACCATACCATCGACGTCTACAACGAATTTCTTCTAATTTGCCGCGAGAACGGGGACAGCACCAGCATGAAACTCTTCGAGACCATCATCGACGAGGAACAGTCCCATTACAACTACTTCGACAACATCGGCGATCATATCGAAAAACTCGGCCCCGCCTACCTGGCGCGTATCGCCGGGACCTCTTCTTCCACCGGAGGGACGACCAAGGGGTTTGTCATCAGCGGGGCGGTGGAGTAA